A window of Spartobacteria bacterium contains these coding sequences:
- a CDS encoding ABC transporter permease: protein MSFSFQRLFAIMRKEFIQMRRDKLTFGMMVGIPVMQLILFGFAINTDPKHLPTAVIMGDHGPFSEAIISGMQQSKYFHILPRAFSEEEGRLMLEEGEVLFVVTVPPDFNRSVIKGLRPDVIIEADATDPSAVGNAVASLRELIPLVIDREIKGSLHHLASRPAAASVNVHLIYNPEGITQYNVVPGLLGVILTMTMVFITSLAITRERERGTMENLLATPLRPGEIMIGKIIPYIFVGYVQIILILAGARYLFNVPIAGDPGMLLAVSLVFIFANLAVGMTFSSLARNQLQAVQLSIFFFLPSILLSGFMFPFRGMPGWAQVIGYMLPLTHFLPIVRGILLKGNTFTQIVPHLIPLSIFMLAALSVGIVKFRQTLE from the coding sequence ATGAGTTTTTCCTTTCAGCGACTGTTTGCCATTATGCGCAAAGAATTTATTCAGATGCGTCGGGATAAACTGACCTTCGGGATGATGGTCGGTATTCCTGTTATGCAATTGATCCTTTTTGGATTTGCCATCAATACGGATCCCAAGCATTTGCCCACAGCGGTTATCATGGGGGATCATGGTCCTTTTTCTGAAGCAATTATTTCGGGGATGCAGCAGTCGAAGTATTTCCATATTCTCCCCCGTGCGTTTTCCGAAGAAGAAGGGCGGCTGATGCTGGAAGAAGGGGAGGTCTTGTTTGTGGTTACTGTTCCACCGGATTTTAATCGCTCCGTGATCAAAGGCCTGCGTCCAGACGTTATTATTGAGGCCGATGCGACAGACCCTTCTGCCGTGGGCAATGCCGTGGCATCGCTGCGTGAGCTTATTCCACTGGTGATTGATCGCGAGATAAAAGGCTCACTGCATCATTTGGCGTCCCGGCCGGCCGCGGCCTCGGTGAATGTTCACCTGATATACAATCCTGAAGGTATTACGCAGTATAATGTGGTGCCCGGACTGCTGGGGGTCATTCTGACAATGACAATGGTTTTCATTACATCGCTGGCCATCACGAGGGAGCGGGAGCGCGGCACCATGGAGAATTTGTTAGCCACCCCGCTGCGTCCGGGGGAAATTATGATCGGGAAGATTATCCCCTATATTTTCGTCGGATATGTCCAGATCATTCTGATTCTTGCGGGGGCGCGTTACCTCTTTAATGTTCCTATTGCCGGCGATCCGGGGATGCTGCTCGCGGTCTCGCTGGTGTTTATTTTTGCCAATTTGGCTGTGGGGATGACCTTTTCCAGCTTGGCGCGTAATCAGTTACAGGCCGTGCAGCTGTCGATTTTCTTCTTTCTTCCATCCATTCTGCTTTCCGGTTTTATGTTTCCCTTTCGCGGTATGCCGGGATGGGCCCAGGTCATTGGCTATATGTTGCCGCTCACGCATTTTCTCCCCATTGTGCGAGGCATCCTCTTAAAGGGCAATACGTTTACTCAAATCGTTCCGCATCTGATACCTCTTTCCATATTTATGCTGGCGGCGTTATCTGTAGGTATTGTAAAATTCCGCCAGACACTGGAATAA
- a CDS encoding ABC transporter ATP-binding protein produces the protein MFHRRHNKETGTPSDLAIDVHGVTKSFDKHVVVNHVDLQIRRGEIYGFLGPNGSGKTTFMRMLCGLLIPDAGHGTCLGHDILREQRHIRNNIGYMTQHFSYYGDLSIRENLDFMARLYNVKNRAKKVNNSIEQLGLGGRQQQLAGSLSGGWKQRLALAACMIHEPRILLLDEPTAGVDPKARRDFWDEIHRLAADGLTVLITTHYMDEAERCHRIAYLAYGNILTRGTVPDVIAAAQLVTWMVAGPSLAQLSKQLKELPGIEQVAAFGTRLHVCGTDAELMEQSLKPYHEPPYQTRRITASLEDVFIHLMIQSKDNFAP, from the coding sequence ATGTTCCATAGGCGGCATAATAAAGAGACGGGGACTCCATCGGATTTGGCCATTGATGTCCACGGCGTTACAAAATCCTTTGACAAACATGTCGTGGTCAACCACGTCGATCTGCAAATCAGACGCGGCGAGATTTATGGCTTTCTCGGTCCCAATGGCAGCGGCAAAACCACCTTTATGCGGATGCTTTGCGGATTGCTTATTCCTGATGCCGGTCATGGAACCTGTCTGGGGCATGATATTCTGAGGGAACAGCGGCATATTCGCAATAACATCGGGTATATGACCCAGCATTTCAGTTATTACGGGGATCTGTCCATTCGCGAGAACCTGGATTTCATGGCACGGTTGTACAACGTGAAAAATCGCGCGAAGAAAGTGAACAACAGCATTGAACAGCTGGGATTAGGCGGACGTCAGCAGCAGTTGGCCGGCTCGCTTTCCGGCGGCTGGAAACAACGTCTGGCACTGGCGGCCTGCATGATTCATGAACCACGCATTTTGTTATTGGACGAACCTACAGCTGGCGTTGATCCGAAAGCCCGTCGTGATTTTTGGGATGAAATTCATCGGCTGGCGGCAGACGGACTAACGGTGTTGATCACCACCCATTATATGGACGAAGCCGAGCGCTGTCATCGCATCGCGTATCTGGCGTATGGTAACATTCTTACACGTGGAACGGTGCCCGATGTCATTGCTGCGGCGCAGCTGGTTACGTGGATGGTGGCTGGTCCATCGCTGGCGCAGTTATCAAAACAGCTCAAAGAGTTACCTGGTATCGAACAGGTCGCGGCCTTCGGCACACGGCTGCATGTCTGCGGCACTGACGCGGAACTGATGGAGCAGTCCTTGAAACCTTATCATGAGCCACCTTATCAGACCCGGCGTATTACTGCCAGTCTGGAAGACGTATTCATTCATTTAATGATCCAGTCCAAAGATAATTTTGCACCATGA
- a CDS encoding HlyD family efflux transporter periplasmic adaptor subunit, producing MRSRGGREIEYMSSEKNDHQAGWLRSMKSFSFAPLFGLALLFSFKGCVDKPADFFQGYMVADLVYVASPVSGRLEELPVERGAQVKTGGVLFILEGHPENYAVDEARSAVEQVQSTLEDMNKGARPEDIQVLEDAVQQAQAQADLARLDVTRIDDVYSNRFVSASAHDQAVYRQRQADAALREATDRVAQSRLAARPDQIDATKSLKSSKEAAAKKAQWMVDQKIQRSRYNASVYDVLYHPGEWIPAGQPVVALLVPELLRARFFVTTDVAAQLKMGQTVLISQPGNATRYEATVNYVSSRPEYTPPVIFSRDNSQKQVFRIEATPRNHVVLFHPGLPVEVRWAAQTEP from the coding sequence ATGCGGTCGCGTGGCGGTAGAGAAATCGAGTATATGTCGTCCGAAAAAAATGACCACCAAGCAGGATGGCTAAGGTCTATGAAGTCCTTTAGTTTTGCTCCGTTGTTTGGACTGGCTTTGCTTTTTTCTTTTAAAGGATGCGTCGATAAACCGGCTGATTTTTTTCAGGGTTATATGGTGGCGGATTTGGTCTATGTCGCATCACCGGTGAGTGGGCGACTGGAAGAGCTGCCGGTGGAACGCGGGGCGCAGGTGAAGACAGGCGGCGTCCTGTTTATATTGGAAGGGCATCCCGAAAACTATGCTGTCGATGAAGCCCGGTCGGCCGTGGAACAGGTGCAGTCCACATTGGAGGATATGAATAAGGGTGCTCGTCCCGAAGACATTCAGGTTCTAGAGGATGCGGTACAGCAAGCACAGGCACAGGCCGATCTGGCGAGACTGGATGTGACGCGCATTGATGATGTGTATTCAAACCGGTTTGTTTCTGCCAGTGCCCATGATCAGGCGGTGTATCGTCAACGGCAGGCCGATGCGGCACTGCGTGAAGCCACTGATCGTGTTGCTCAGAGTCGTTTGGCCGCCCGTCCCGATCAGATAGATGCCACTAAATCGTTGAAATCCTCGAAAGAGGCGGCAGCGAAAAAAGCGCAATGGATGGTGGATCAGAAAATCCAGCGAAGCCGCTACAACGCGTCCGTATACGATGTGCTGTATCATCCGGGGGAATGGATTCCGGCTGGACAGCCTGTGGTGGCACTGCTGGTTCCCGAACTGTTGAGGGCCCGTTTTTTTGTCACTACCGATGTGGCAGCGCAATTGAAAATGGGGCAGACGGTACTGATTTCACAGCCTGGCAATGCTACACGCTATGAAGCGACGGTAAACTATGTGTCTTCCAGACCGGAGTATACGCCACCGGTGATTTTCAGTCGGGATAACAGTCAGAAGCAGGTCTTCCGCATCGAAGCCACGCCCAGAAACCATGTGGTTCTCTTTCATCCCGGATTACCCGTAGAAGTGCGATGGGCTGCACAGACAGAGCCATGA
- a CDS encoding amidophosphoribosyltransferase, whose product MSELVNDDQFEDKPKEECGIVGIFGEGDVSIEIFRGLFSIQHRGQEGAGIAVSDGTSVHSVKGLGLLNNVFDSRSWDKLRGHIGIGHVRYSTTGTTRIVNVQPLVVQCLDGIWAVAHNGNLINAAKLRQAYQESGALFQTSTDSEVLVHLLADPMYRSRPRRVARALAELRGAFSFLIMNKTSIMAARDPHGFRPLSIGKRGDAYVVASETCALDIMGAAYVRDVKPGELVTIDKNGLRSEMFADPAPKAAQCVFEMVYFARPDSNIFGQNVHGVRAQYGRRLAIEHPVDADIVIPIPDSGNSAALGYSQESGIPLDVGFIRNHYIGRTFIMPKEQNRAQGVDMKLAVLKDVVKDKRVVVVDDSVVRGTTARRRVAILREAGAREIHVRISCPPTAHPCFFGIDFPSRDELVAGRKNVEEIREYLKADSLGYLSIEGLLSPFDQPDHFCTACFSGKYPMDISHMRGKDELENS is encoded by the coding sequence ATGAGTGAGCTAGTAAACGACGACCAATTTGAAGATAAACCAAAAGAAGAATGCGGCATTGTAGGGATTTTCGGTGAAGGCGATGTCTCCATTGAAATATTTCGCGGGCTGTTTTCCATCCAGCACCGGGGCCAGGAAGGGGCGGGCATCGCGGTCAGTGACGGCACAAGCGTCCATTCTGTTAAGGGATTAGGACTGTTAAACAACGTATTTGATTCCCGTTCGTGGGACAAATTGCGAGGGCACATCGGCATCGGTCATGTGCGTTATTCCACCACGGGCACGACGCGTATTGTCAATGTGCAGCCATTGGTGGTTCAGTGTCTTGACGGCATCTGGGCTGTAGCGCATAACGGAAATCTGATTAATGCGGCTAAGCTGCGGCAGGCCTATCAGGAATCCGGAGCGTTGTTTCAAACCAGTACCGACAGCGAGGTTCTTGTCCATCTTTTAGCCGATCCCATGTATCGTTCCCGTCCACGGCGTGTCGCACGGGCACTGGCAGAGTTGCGGGGGGCTTTTTCATTCCTGATTATGAACAAGACCAGCATTATGGCGGCTCGTGATCCCCATGGTTTCCGTCCTTTATCCATCGGAAAACGCGGCGATGCCTATGTGGTTGCCAGTGAAACCTGTGCACTGGATATTATGGGAGCGGCCTATGTTCGCGATGTAAAACCGGGCGAACTGGTGACCATCGATAAAAACGGACTTCGCAGCGAAATGTTCGCTGACCCGGCTCCGAAAGCGGCGCAATGTGTCTTTGAAATGGTTTATTTTGCCCGTCCGGACAGCAATATTTTCGGCCAGAATGTGCATGGTGTGCGCGCCCAGTACGGACGGCGCCTAGCTATTGAACATCCTGTAGACGCGGATATTGTCATTCCCATTCCCGACAGCGGCAATTCGGCGGCACTGGGGTATTCTCAGGAAAGCGGTATCCCGCTGGATGTGGGTTTTATTCGCAATCATTATATTGGACGCACATTTATTATGCCTAAGGAACAGAACCGGGCCCAGGGCGTCGATATGAAACTGGCGGTGCTGAAAGACGTGGTCAAAGACAAACGAGTCGTGGTGGTGGATGATTCGGTGGTGCGCGGCACGACAGCGCGTCGACGTGTGGCCATCCTTCGCGAAGCCGGTGCCAGAGAGATTCATGTACGGATTTCCTGTCCTCCCACGGCGCATCCCTGCTTTTTCGGTATTGATTTCCCCAGCCGGGACGAACTGGTGGCGGGCAGAAAAAATGTCGAAGAAATACGCGAATACCTGAAGGCGGATTCCCTGGGCTATCTCAGCATTGAAGGACTGCTTTCACCCTTTGATCAGCCGGATCATTTCTGTACGGCGTGTTTTAGCGGGAAATATCCCATGGATATATCCCACATGCGCGGCAAAGATGAGCTGGAAAACAGCTAG